From a region of the Nocardioides ginsengisegetis genome:
- a CDS encoding SRPBCC family protein, translated as MTVQTGELTITRVHRAPAELVFDCMTTPEHLTHFWGPTGTTTPLANITVDLRPGGVFETVMVNDSDGATYTMRAVFVDVRRPDLLSWEEPDVEGGMRTTVTFADLGDGTTEVVTHQTNVPEMYLSPEAQAGMQTSLDRFDAYLAELAAG; from the coding sequence ATGACCGTCCAGACCGGAGAGCTCACGATCACGCGGGTGCACCGTGCCCCCGCCGAGCTCGTCTTCGACTGCATGACCACGCCGGAACACCTCACCCACTTCTGGGGGCCGACCGGCACGACCACCCCCCTCGCCAACATCACCGTGGACCTGCGCCCCGGTGGCGTCTTCGAGACGGTCATGGTCAACGACTCCGACGGCGCGACCTACACGATGCGGGCGGTCTTCGTCGACGTACGTCGCCCCGACCTGCTCTCGTGGGAGGAGCCCGACGTGGAGGGCGGGATGCGCACGACGGTCACGTTCGCCGACCTCGGCGATGGGACCACCGAGGTGGTCACGCACCAGACCAACGTGCCGGAGATGTACCTCTCCCCCGAGGCGCAGGCCGGGATGCAGACCAGCCTGGACCGCTTCGACGCCTACCTCGCGGAGCTCGCTGCGGGGTGA
- a CDS encoding C4-dicarboxylate ABC transporter codes for MTTLLAVRPLAPGRSSVLDSFGPNWFATVMGTGIVATAGATLPFVAPGLADLTAAVWALDALVLLVVGGATVRHWLRRPDVARAHAYDPAMAHFYGAPAMALMTVGAGAVLAGEPLVGTHAAVALDALLWTAGSVLGLATTVLVPRAARARGDYRLEAASATWLMPVVPPMVSAATGPLLLSHLPDGPARRALGAACVAMFALALLASMPVVAALLKRLARHGRGPAATVPTLWIVLGPLGQSVTAAHALSASGAMPPSFGLRYGLPTLLLAGAWATFAAAATVRAARDGLPFTMAWWSFTFPVGTVVTGTSALAAATGAQALAVASGVLYLALLAAWATVATRTLGSLRT; via the coding sequence ATGACCACCCTCCTGGCCGTCCGGCCGCTCGCTCCCGGGCGATCGAGCGTGCTCGACTCCTTCGGGCCCAACTGGTTCGCCACCGTGATGGGCACGGGCATCGTCGCGACTGCCGGTGCGACGCTGCCGTTCGTCGCGCCCGGGCTCGCGGACCTCACCGCGGCGGTCTGGGCGCTCGACGCCCTGGTGCTCCTGGTCGTGGGCGGCGCGACCGTCCGGCACTGGCTCCGCCGGCCTGACGTCGCCCGCGCCCACGCGTACGACCCCGCGATGGCGCACTTCTACGGCGCCCCGGCGATGGCCCTGATGACGGTGGGCGCCGGCGCCGTCCTGGCCGGGGAGCCGCTCGTCGGCACGCACGCCGCGGTGGCGCTCGACGCGTTGCTCTGGACGGCGGGCAGCGTGCTCGGCCTCGCCACCACGGTGCTGGTGCCGCGGGCCGCTCGCGCACGCGGCGACTACCGGCTCGAGGCCGCCTCGGCCACCTGGCTGATGCCCGTCGTGCCGCCGATGGTCAGCGCGGCCACCGGTCCCCTGCTCCTCTCCCACCTGCCCGACGGCCCGGCCCGGCGTGCGCTCGGGGCGGCCTGTGTCGCGATGTTCGCCCTGGCCCTGCTGGCCTCCATGCCGGTCGTGGCCGCGCTGCTGAAGCGCCTCGCCCGCCACGGGCGCGGCCCGGCGGCCACGGTCCCGACGCTGTGGATCGTGCTGGGCCCGCTGGGCCAGTCGGTCACCGCGGCCCACGCCCTGTCCGCCAGCGGGGCGATGCCCCCGTCGTTCGGGCTGCGCTACGGGCTGCCGACCCTGCTCCTGGCCGGGGCGTGGGCGACCTTCGCCGCCGCCGCCACGGTCCGGGCCGCGCGGGACGGCCTGCCGTTCACGATGGCGTGGTGGTCGTTCACGTTCCCGGTCGGCACGGTCGTGACCGGCACGTCGGCGCTGGCGGCCGCGACCGGCGCGCAGGCGCTGGCCGTCGCCTCCGGCGTGCTCTACCTGGCACTGCTCGCCGCCTGGGCCACCGTCGCGACCCGGACGCTGGGCTCCCTCCGGACCTGA
- a CDS encoding ArsR/SmtB family transcription factor, giving the protein MTVMEDELSRVFAALADPTRRAILARLARGDATVNELAEPFAITQQAVSRHVKVLEHAGLVSRSRSAQSRPCALEAARLDDAVGWIERHRATWTERHDRLAHYLKEQQ; this is encoded by the coding sequence ATGACGGTCATGGAGGACGAGCTGAGCCGGGTCTTCGCGGCCCTGGCCGACCCCACCCGCCGCGCGATCCTGGCGCGGCTGGCACGGGGCGACGCCACGGTCAACGAGCTGGCCGAGCCGTTCGCGATCACCCAGCAGGCGGTGTCCCGGCACGTGAAGGTGCTCGAGCACGCCGGCCTGGTCTCGCGGTCGCGATCGGCCCAGTCCCGCCCCTGCGCCCTCGAGGCAGCCCGCCTCGACGACGCCGTCGGCTGGATCGAGCGACACCGCGCGACCTGGACCGAACGCCACGACCGCCTCGCCCACTACCTCAAGGAGCAGCAATGA